One genomic segment of Methylocystis sp. SC2 includes these proteins:
- a CDS encoding NADH-quinone oxidoreductase subunit C, with translation MSAELEALGAKISGALPGAVTEAKVAYGELTLSVVRDRWLEVAAHLRDSPDCLFVCFIDVTAADYPQRAERFEVVAHLLSPKHNRRIRIKTPASEETPVASLTALYPGADWFERETYDLFGVIFSGHPDLRRIMTDYGFDGHPLRKDFPMTGFVEVRYDDEQKRVVYEPVRLSQEYRNFEFLSPWEGVHYDLPGDEKASK, from the coding sequence ATGTCGGCTGAGTTGGAAGCTCTCGGCGCTAAAATCAGCGGCGCCCTGCCCGGCGCGGTGACGGAGGCGAAGGTCGCTTATGGCGAACTTACGCTGAGCGTCGTGCGCGACCGCTGGCTCGAAGTCGCCGCCCATCTGCGCGACAGCCCCGACTGTCTTTTCGTCTGCTTCATCGACGTGACGGCGGCGGATTACCCGCAGCGCGCCGAGCGTTTCGAGGTCGTCGCGCATCTTTTGTCGCCGAAGCACAACCGCCGTATCCGCATCAAGACGCCGGCGTCGGAAGAAACGCCCGTCGCCTCGCTGACGGCGCTCTATCCCGGCGCGGACTGGTTCGAGCGCGAGACTTACGACCTCTTCGGGGTGATTTTTTCCGGCCATCCCGATCTGCGCCGCATCATGACCGACTACGGCTTCGACGGTCATCCGCTGCGCAAGGACTTCCCGATGACCGGCTTCGTCGAGGTGCGCTACGACGACGAGCAGAAGCGCGTCGTCTATGAGCCGGTGCGGCTCAGCCAGGAATACCGCAACTTCGAATTCCTCTCGCCGTGGGAGGGCGTGCATTACGACCTGCCCGGCGACGAAAAGGCGAGCAAGTGA
- a CDS encoding NADH-quinone oxidoreductase subunit B family protein — MGLIEKEGARQTLIAPQPKGLIDPRTGKPVGSDDPFFLHLNDELADKGFFVTATDDVINWARTGSLMWMTFGLACCAVEMIQAAMPRYDLERFGFAPRASPRQSDCIIIAGTLTNKMAPAMRKVYDQMPEPRYVISMGSCANGGGYYHYSYSVVRGCDRIIPVDIYVPGCPPSAEALVYGMLLLQKKIRRTGTIER; from the coding sequence ATGGGACTGATCGAGAAGGAAGGCGCGCGCCAGACTCTGATCGCGCCGCAGCCCAAAGGGCTGATCGATCCGCGCACCGGCAAGCCTGTCGGCTCGGACGACCCGTTCTTTCTGCATCTCAACGACGAACTCGCCGACAAGGGATTCTTCGTCACCGCCACGGACGACGTCATCAATTGGGCGCGCACCGGCTCGCTGATGTGGATGACCTTCGGTCTCGCCTGCTGCGCCGTCGAGATGATTCAGGCGGCGATGCCGCGCTACGATCTGGAGCGCTTCGGTTTTGCGCCGCGCGCGAGCCCGCGCCAGTCCGACTGCATCATCATCGCCGGCACGCTGACGAACAAAATGGCGCCGGCGATGCGCAAGGTGTACGACCAGATGCCGGAGCCGCGTTACGTGATCTCGATGGGCTCCTGCGCCAATGGCGGCGGCTACTACCATTATTCCTATTCGGTGGTGCGCGGCTGCGATCGCATCATTCCGGTCGACATCTATGTGCCGGGATGCCCGCCTTCGGCGGAGGCGCTCGTCTACGGCATGCTGCTGTTGCAGAAGAAAATCCGGCGCACGGGCACGATCGAGCGCTAA
- the nuoF gene encoding NADH-quinone oxidoreductase subunit NuoF has protein sequence MLSDADRIFTNLYGLGDRSLAGAKKRGQWDNTKALLDKGRDAIINEVKASGLRGRGGAGFSTGLKWSFMPKEVDPRRPHYLVINADESEPGTCKDREIMRNDPHTLVEGALIASFAMGAHACYIYIRGEFIAERIALQKAVDEAYEARLIGKDNIHGYPFDLYVHHGAGAYICGEETALLESLEGKKGMPRLKPPFPANVGLYGCPTTVNNVESIAVAPTILRRGAAWFAGIGRPNNAGTKLFSISGHVNRPCNVEEAMSISFRELIETHCGGVRGGWDNLLAVIPGGSSVRCVPSHEIVDCPMDFDSLVALKSGLGTAAVIVMDKSTDIIRAIARLSYFYKHESCGQCTPCREGTGWMWRVVQRMVEGRAHKKEIDMLFDVSKQIEGHTICALGDAAAWPIQGLITHFRDVIEKRIDQYAANPHPDPIRVAAE, from the coding sequence ATGCTTTCCGACGCAGATCGTATCTTCACCAATCTTTATGGCCTGGGCGACAGATCGCTTGCCGGCGCGAAAAAGCGCGGCCAGTGGGACAACACCAAGGCGCTGCTCGACAAGGGCCGCGACGCGATCATCAATGAGGTCAAGGCGTCTGGCCTGCGCGGGCGCGGCGGCGCCGGGTTTTCGACGGGCCTCAAATGGTCCTTCATGCCGAAGGAAGTCGATCCCAGGCGGCCGCATTATCTTGTCATCAACGCCGATGAGTCGGAGCCCGGCACGTGCAAGGATCGCGAGATCATGCGCAACGATCCGCATACGCTGGTCGAAGGCGCGCTCATCGCGAGCTTCGCCATGGGCGCGCATGCCTGTTACATTTACATTCGCGGCGAGTTCATCGCGGAGAGGATCGCGCTTCAGAAAGCCGTCGACGAAGCCTATGAAGCGCGGCTGATTGGCAAGGACAATATCCACGGCTATCCGTTCGACCTCTACGTCCATCACGGCGCCGGCGCTTATATTTGCGGCGAAGAGACCGCGCTGCTTGAAAGCCTCGAAGGCAAGAAGGGCATGCCGCGCTTAAAGCCGCCGTTCCCGGCCAATGTGGGCCTCTATGGCTGCCCGACGACGGTCAACAACGTCGAATCGATCGCCGTCGCGCCGACCATCCTGCGCCGCGGCGCGGCGTGGTTCGCGGGCATCGGCAGGCCCAACAACGCCGGCACCAAGCTCTTTTCGATTTCCGGCCATGTCAATCGTCCGTGCAATGTCGAAGAGGCGATGTCGATCTCGTTCCGCGAATTGATCGAGACCCATTGCGGCGGCGTGCGCGGCGGCTGGGACAATCTGCTCGCGGTCATCCCCGGCGGCTCATCGGTGCGCTGCGTGCCGTCGCATGAGATCGTCGATTGCCCGATGGATTTCGACAGTCTGGTGGCGCTGAAGTCCGGCCTCGGCACGGCGGCGGTGATCGTCATGGACAAATCCACCGACATCATCCGCGCCATCGCGCGTCTCTCTTACTTTTACAAGCACGAGAGCTGCGGCCAGTGCACGCCGTGCCGCGAGGGCACCGGCTGGATGTGGCGGGTCGTGCAGCGCATGGTCGAAGGCCGCGCGCATAAGAAAGAGATCGACATGTTGTTCGACGTGTCGAAGCAGATCGAAGGCCACACGATCTGCGCGCTCGGCGACGCCGCGGCCTGGCCGATCCAGGGGCTCATCACGCATTTCCGCGACGTGATCGAGAAGCGCATCGATCAATATGCGGCCAATCCGCATCCCGATCCGATCCGCGTGGCGGCGGAGTGA
- the nuoE gene encoding NADH-quinone oxidoreductase subunit NuoE encodes MSVRRLAEKQTESFEFTPENKAWLEKQIAKYPDGRQASMVVPALWQAQKQHDNWLSQAAIEKVADALGMAKIRVLEIATFYSMFNLEPVGKYFIQLCGTTPCLLAGSDEIIDVLHRRVGPQRRVTDDGLFSWLEVECLGACCNAPMVQINDDYYEDLTAENFEKLLDNLAAGRPVKIGSQIGRVSSEPAGKLTSLTSLYGDGAK; translated from the coding sequence ATGTCCGTCCGTCGTCTCGCCGAAAAACAGACAGAGAGCTTCGAGTTCACGCCGGAAAACAAGGCGTGGCTCGAGAAGCAGATCGCCAAATATCCCGACGGCCGCCAGGCCTCGATGGTCGTGCCGGCGTTGTGGCAGGCGCAAAAGCAGCATGACAATTGGTTATCGCAGGCGGCGATCGAAAAAGTCGCGGACGCGCTCGGCATGGCGAAGATCCGCGTGCTTGAAATCGCGACCTTCTATTCGATGTTCAACCTCGAGCCCGTCGGCAAATATTTCATCCAGCTGTGCGGCACGACCCCGTGCCTGCTCGCCGGCTCGGATGAGATCATCGACGTGCTGCATCGCCGGGTGGGTCCTCAGCGGCGCGTGACCGACGACGGGCTGTTTTCCTGGCTCGAGGTCGAATGTCTCGGCGCGTGCTGCAACGCGCCGATGGTGCAGATCAACGACGACTATTACGAGGATCTGACCGCCGAGAATTTCGAGAAGCTTCTCGACAATCTCGCCGCGGGTCGACCGGTGAAGATCGGCTCGCAAATTGGGCGCGTCTCTTCGGAGCCGGCGGGCAAGCTGACGAGCCTGACGTCGCTTTACGGCGACGGCGCGAAGTAG
- a CDS encoding ATP12 family chaperone protein, with translation MSKQPTGLDADFFVSPEERDPVKAAREPARALPKRFYKEAVAAPAEGGYGIFLDGRPVNTPARRPLVAPSLPLAEAIAAEWAKQGETIDPATMPLTKLMNTALDGVAGQMAEVEAEIVKYAASDLICYRAGAPEGLAAAQSSAWDPLVAFAREKLGAKFALAEGVMFIEQPQAALDAFARALRAYVGEGAGAPLRLAALHVMTTLSGSAVLALAAARHDIDAGKAWDAANVDEDWQMRAWGEDAEAVARRSARFQEFAAAATVARHSAPN, from the coding sequence ATGTCAAAGCAGCCGACCGGCCTCGACGCCGATTTCTTCGTCTCGCCGGAGGAGCGCGATCCGGTAAAGGCCGCGCGCGAACCGGCGCGCGCTTTGCCGAAGCGCTTCTATAAGGAGGCGGTTGCGGCGCCCGCCGAGGGCGGCTACGGGATTTTCCTTGACGGTCGGCCGGTCAATACGCCGGCCAGGCGTCCGCTGGTCGCGCCGTCGCTGCCGCTGGCGGAAGCGATCGCCGCCGAATGGGCGAAGCAGGGCGAGACGATCGATCCGGCGACGATGCCGCTCACCAAGCTGATGAACACGGCCCTCGACGGCGTGGCGGGGCAAATGGCCGAAGTCGAAGCCGAGATCGTCAAATATGCCGCCTCCGACCTCATCTGCTACCGCGCCGGCGCGCCGGAAGGCCTGGCCGCCGCGCAATCCTCGGCCTGGGACCCGCTCGTCGCCTTCGCGCGCGAAAAGCTGGGCGCCAAGTTCGCCCTCGCCGAAGGCGTGATGTTCATCGAACAGCCGCAGGCGGCGCTTGACGCCTTTGCGCGCGCCCTGCGCGCTTATGTGGGGGAGGGCGCCGGCGCGCCGCTCAGGCTCGCGGCGCTGCACGTGATGACGACTCTATCGGGCTCCGCGGTCCTTGCGCTTGCAGCCGCCCGACACGACATAGACGCGGGCAAGGCCTGGGACGCGGCCAATGTCGATGAAGACTGGCAGATGCGCGCCTGGGGCGAAGACGCGGAAGCGGTGGCCCGGCGGTCAGCGCGCTTTCAGGAATTCGCGGCGGCGGCGACTGTTGCGCGTCATTCCGCGCCTAACTGA
- a CDS encoding NADH-quinone oxidoreductase subunit D, whose product MNDQTPAPAKPESQGLRNFNINFGPQHPAAHGVLRLILELDGEVVERVDPHVGFLHRGTEKLMEARTYLQNVPYFDRLDYCAPMNQEHAFCLAIERLLGVEVPRRGQLIRVLYAEIGRLLSHLLNVTSQAMDVGALTPPLWGYEEREKLMVFYERASGARMHANYFRPGGVARDLPDQLVEDIGAFCDPFLKVVEDLDELFIGNRIFKQRNVDIGVISLEDAWKWGFSGVMVRGSGAAWDLRKAQPYECYEEMEFDIPVGKHGDCYDRAVIRMEEMRQSTSIMKQCVEKLMRAENRGPVMAPNHKITPPSRGEMKRSMEALIHHFKLFTEGFHVPQGEVYAAVEAPKGEFGVYLVSDGGDKPYRCKIRAPGFAHLSAMDFLCKNHMLADVSAILGSLDIVFGEVDR is encoded by the coding sequence ATGAACGATCAAACCCCCGCGCCAGCGAAGCCCGAATCGCAGGGCTTGCGCAACTTCAACATCAATTTCGGCCCGCAGCATCCGGCGGCGCATGGCGTGCTGCGCCTGATTCTGGAGTTGGACGGCGAGGTCGTCGAGCGCGTCGATCCGCATGTCGGTTTTCTCCATCGCGGCACCGAGAAGCTGATGGAGGCGCGGACCTATCTGCAGAACGTGCCCTATTTCGATCGGCTCGACTATTGCGCGCCGATGAATCAGGAGCACGCCTTCTGTCTCGCGATCGAGCGCCTGCTTGGCGTGGAAGTGCCGCGTCGCGGCCAGCTCATTCGCGTGCTCTACGCCGAAATCGGCCGACTCTTGTCGCATTTGCTCAACGTCACCTCGCAGGCGATGGACGTCGGCGCGCTCACCCCGCCGTTGTGGGGCTATGAAGAGCGCGAGAAGCTGATGGTGTTCTATGAGCGCGCGTCCGGCGCGCGCATGCACGCCAATTATTTCCGGCCCGGCGGCGTCGCGCGCGATCTGCCCGACCAGCTCGTCGAGGATATCGGCGCCTTTTGCGATCCCTTCCTCAAGGTCGTCGAAGATCTCGATGAACTCTTCATCGGCAACCGCATCTTCAAGCAGCGCAACGTCGACATCGGCGTCATCTCTCTGGAAGACGCCTGGAAATGGGGCTTCTCGGGGGTGATGGTGCGCGGCTCGGGCGCCGCCTGGGATCTGCGCAAGGCGCAGCCTTACGAATGCTACGAGGAGATGGAGTTCGACATCCCGGTCGGCAAGCATGGCGATTGCTACGACCGCGCTGTGATCCGCATGGAGGAGATGCGGCAGTCGACCTCGATCATGAAACAATGCGTCGAAAAGCTCATGCGCGCCGAAAACCGCGGCCCGGTGATGGCGCCCAATCATAAGATCACGCCGCCCTCGCGCGGCGAGATGAAGCGTTCGATGGAAGCCTTGATCCATCACTTCAAGCTGTTCACCGAAGGCTTTCACGTGCCGCAGGGCGAAGTTTACGCGGCGGTCGAAGCGCCCAAGGGCGAGTTTGGCGTCTATCTTGTGTCGGACGGCGGCGACAAGCCCTATCGCTGCAAGATTCGCGCGCCCGGCTTCGCGCATTTGTCCGCCATGGATTTTCTTTGCAAGAACCACATGCTCGCTGACGTCTCGGCGATTCTGGGTTCGCTCGATATCGTGTTCGGGGAGGTCGATCGCTAA
- a CDS encoding NADH-quinone oxidoreductase subunit A: MPLLEQYLPLVIFIALSAVIAGALLVAPFLLAFKAPDPEKLSAYECGFNPFNDARMKFDVRFYLVSLLFIVFDLEVAFLFPWAVAFKEAGAFGFWSMMAFLGVLTVGFVYEWRKGALEWD; this comes from the coding sequence ATGCCGCTGCTCGAACAATATCTGCCGCTGGTGATCTTCATCGCCCTTTCGGCCGTGATTGCCGGCGCATTGCTCGTCGCGCCCTTCCTGCTTGCGTTCAAGGCGCCGGACCCCGAAAAGCTCTCCGCCTATGAATGCGGCTTCAATCCCTTCAATGACGCGCGCATGAAATTCGACGTGCGCTTCTATCTCGTCTCTCTGCTTTTCATCGTCTTCGATCTTGAAGTGGCCTTTCTCTTTCCCTGGGCGGTGGCCTTCAAGGAAGCGGGCGCCTTCGGCTTCTGGTCGATGATGGCCTTCCTGGGCGTGCTCACCGTCGGCTTCGTCTACGAGTGGCGCAAGGGAGCTCTGGAATGGGACTGA